A region from the Pelagovum pacificum genome encodes:
- a CDS encoding YqaA family protein, giving the protein MIRRLYDWTMRLADTRYALWALALVAFAESSFFPIPPDVLLIPMIIARPSRAFMYAALATVSSVVGGLAGYWIGFGLNEAVAQPIIDFYGATDDVAHMRDWFNEYGAWAVVVAGVTPFPFKIITIVSGMTSLNLVVFLLSALFARALRFFIVAALLWKFGEPIRDFIDRRLALVFTLFCVLLIGGFAAIAYL; this is encoded by the coding sequence ATGATCAGACGTCTTTACGACTGGACCATGCGGCTTGCCGACACGCGCTATGCCCTCTGGGCGCTGGCGCTTGTTGCCTTCGCCGAGAGCTCTTTCTTTCCGATCCCGCCCGATGTGCTGCTGATCCCGATGATCATCGCCCGGCCCTCGCGCGCGTTCATGTATGCCGCGCTCGCCACCGTGTCCTCGGTCGTCGGCGGTCTGGCCGGCTACTGGATCGGCTTCGGCCTGAACGAGGCGGTCGCCCAGCCGATCATCGACTTCTACGGTGCGACGGATGACGTCGCCCACATGCGCGACTGGTTCAACGAATACGGCGCCTGGGCCGTCGTGGTCGCCGGGGTCACGCCGTTCCCGTTCAAGATCATCACGATCGTCTCGGGCATGACGTCCCTCAACCTCGTCGTGTTCCTGCTGTCCGCCCTGTTCGCGCGGGCGCTCCGCTTCTTTATCGTGGCCGCGCTTCTCTGGAAATTCGGAGAGCCGATCCGCGACTTCATCGACCGCCGGCTTGCGCTTGTCTTCACACTGTTCTGTGTGTTGCTGATCGGTGGCTTTGCAGCGATTGCTTACCTATGA
- a CDS encoding disulfide bond formation protein B, producing the protein MTTRLLTSLAALGSAALLGGAFIFQALGYAPCAMCLWQRWPHVVAIGIGLVALLLPSRILAALGGLAALTTAGIGIFHTGVERDWWEGPASCTGSGLDASDPTSLLPGSDSAPHLVMCDQVSWQMLGLSMPSWNAVFSLIFAAIWFTAAVHASQSSARH; encoded by the coding sequence ATGACCACGCGACTTCTGACGTCCCTCGCCGCGCTTGGCTCGGCTGCGCTCCTGGGGGGCGCCTTCATCTTCCAGGCGCTCGGCTATGCGCCCTGTGCGATGTGCCTGTGGCAACGCTGGCCGCATGTCGTGGCGATCGGCATCGGCCTCGTCGCGCTGCTTCTGCCGTCGCGCATCCTCGCCGCGCTGGGCGGGCTGGCGGCGCTGACGACGGCGGGCATCGGCATCTTCCACACCGGGGTCGAGCGTGACTGGTGGGAAGGCCCGGCGAGCTGCACCGGAAGCGGCCTCGACGCGTCGGACCCGACGTCGCTGCTGCCCGGCTCGGACAGCGCGCCGCATCTCGTCATGTGCGACCAGGTGAGCTGGCAGATGCTGGGCCTGTCGATGCCGAGCTGGAACGCCGTGTTCTCGCTGATCTTCGCCGCGATCTGGTTCACCGCAGCCGTCCACGCGTCGCAGAGTTCCGCGCGCCACTGA
- the rocF gene encoding arginase has protein sequence MDKHIILIGAPVDCGKRNQGCRMGPDAYRVAGLAQAATALGYEVSDLGNLNPEIVEVQPHRNPAVHSLAETVGWTKTLATTAQAAAREGVPVFLGGDHALAAGSVSGMAAHAKSQDRPLFVLWLDAHSDFHTPDTTESGNLHGTPVGYFTGREGFDGFPPLEATVDPANICMIGLRSVDPPEREALSKTDATLVDMRTIDEEGIVAPLRTFLERVEAENGLLHVSLDVDFLDPAVAPAVGTTVPGGATFREAHLVLELVHDSGLLSSLDLVELNPFLDERGRTASLMVDLTASLLGKRIFDRPTRPFSGNHA, from the coding sequence ATGGACAAGCACATCATTCTGATCGGCGCCCCGGTGGATTGCGGCAAGCGCAACCAGGGCTGCCGCATGGGCCCCGACGCCTATCGCGTCGCCGGCCTCGCCCAGGCAGCGACGGCGCTCGGCTACGAGGTCAGCGACCTCGGCAACCTTAACCCAGAGATCGTCGAGGTGCAGCCGCACCGCAACCCGGCGGTTCATTCGCTGGCCGAGACGGTGGGCTGGACAAAGACGCTTGCGACCACTGCGCAGGCGGCCGCGAGAGAAGGCGTACCTGTCTTCCTCGGCGGCGATCACGCGCTGGCCGCCGGGTCGGTGTCGGGCATGGCGGCGCACGCCAAGTCTCAGGACCGGCCATTGTTCGTGCTCTGGCTCGACGCGCACAGCGATTTTCACACGCCCGATACGACGGAAAGCGGTAACCTTCACGGCACGCCGGTCGGCTACTTCACCGGCCGCGAGGGGTTCGACGGGTTCCCTCCGCTGGAGGCGACGGTCGATCCGGCCAACATCTGCATGATCGGCCTGCGATCGGTCGACCCGCCGGAGCGCGAGGCCCTGTCGAAGACCGACGCGACGCTGGTCGACATGCGCACCATCGACGAGGAAGGCATCGTCGCACCGCTGCGCACCTTCCTCGAACGGGTGGAGGCGGAGAACGGCCTGCTGCATGTCTCGCTCGACGTCGATTTCCTCGACCCGGCCGTCGCTCCGGCGGTCGGAACCACGGTGCCCGGTGGCGCGACTTTCCGCGAGGCGCACCTCGTTCTCGAACTGGTGCACGATAGCGGACTGTTGTCCTCTCTCGATCTGGTGGAGCTGAACCCGTTCCTCGACGAGCGCGGGCGCACCGCCTCGCTCATGGTGGACCTCACGGCGTCGCTGCTCGGCAAGCGGATCTTCGACCGCCCGACGCGGCCCTTCTCGGGCAACCATGCGTAA
- a CDS encoding isocitrate lyase/PEP mutase family protein — protein sequence MANDPGATFRALHRKGAPFVMANVWDAGTARLLESLGIQALATSSAAHAYTLGRTDGGTLTLQEALDHAALIAASVALPVQGDFENGFAKEPEAMADVVRLAAEAGLAGICIEDTDLPGSEAYPRDLAAERIRAAVDAARGLDRDFVLTARADGVLRGSYGVQEAIKRLKLFEAAGADCLYVPMPGTMDDLRLICDSVTAPVNALVAGHFTTQSMEDFADAGVARLSLGSALARAFQRSAMDIATDMLERGRFVSLGRAASGSEVDALIERKDQVVIPDVMAEPDVSPASPDEPAETIEEPTQVPAPATTPPDPDTKESDGSA from the coding sequence ATGGCCAACGACCCTGGCGCCACGTTCCGGGCCCTGCATCGGAAAGGCGCACCTTTCGTCATGGCGAATGTCTGGGACGCCGGCACCGCGCGATTGCTGGAATCCCTTGGCATTCAAGCCCTTGCCACGTCGTCCGCGGCCCATGCCTACACTTTGGGGCGGACCGACGGCGGCACGCTCACGTTGCAGGAGGCGCTCGATCATGCGGCGCTGATCGCGGCGTCCGTGGCGCTGCCGGTGCAGGGCGACTTCGAGAACGGCTTCGCCAAGGAGCCGGAGGCGATGGCCGACGTCGTGCGCCTCGCCGCGGAGGCGGGCCTCGCGGGCATCTGCATCGAGGATACGGACCTGCCCGGGTCGGAGGCCTATCCGCGCGACCTCGCAGCGGAGCGTATCCGCGCGGCGGTCGACGCGGCGCGCGGGCTGGACCGGGACTTCGTGCTGACCGCACGGGCGGACGGTGTGCTGAGGGGCAGCTACGGCGTGCAGGAGGCGATCAAGCGCCTCAAGCTGTTCGAGGCAGCGGGCGCGGATTGCCTCTACGTGCCGATGCCCGGCACGATGGATGACCTGCGGCTGATCTGTGATAGCGTTACCGCCCCGGTGAACGCGCTCGTCGCGGGACACTTCACGACCCAGTCGATGGAGGATTTCGCCGACGCCGGTGTGGCGCGCCTGTCGCTCGGTTCTGCCCTGGCGCGCGCGTTTCAGCGCTCGGCCATGGACATCGCCACAGACATGCTTGAGCGGGGCCGTTTCGTCTCGCTTGGGCGGGCGGCCTCGGGGTCCGAAGTCGACGCGCTGATCGAACGGAAGGACCAGGTCGTCATTCCGGACGTCATGGCCGAACCGGATGTCTCGCCTGCTTCCCCGGACGAACCGGCGGAGACGATCGAGGAGCCGACACAGGTGCCGGCCCCCGCAACCACGCCCCCTGACCCGGACACGAAAGAGAGCGACGGCTCCGCCTGA
- a CDS encoding outer membrane protein — protein sequence MKTIALATLAAFAAAPAFAAGLDDPAPMAPPAAPAPAPMMMSSDWSGFYGGASLGYGRVESDALADDTNGAVYGLHGGYMHDFGSIVAGGEIDYQATNIEDDTTGVELDSVSRAKLRLGYDAGNFLPYVTGGWAYAETSGTLEAEDSGSFAGIGIDYKVTDGIMVGGEVLQHQFDDFDDSGIDVDATTASARVSFQF from the coding sequence ATGAAGACTATCGCCCTCGCCACGCTTGCAGCATTCGCCGCCGCTCCGGCCTTTGCCGCCGGTCTGGACGACCCCGCGCCGATGGCGCCGCCCGCAGCGCCCGCACCGGCCCCGATGATGATGAGCTCCGACTGGAGCGGCTTCTACGGTGGTGCATCGCTCGGCTACGGCCGTGTCGAATCCGACGCGCTGGCCGACGACACCAATGGCGCGGTCTACGGCCTTCACGGTGGCTACATGCATGACTTCGGCAGCATCGTCGCCGGTGGCGAGATCGACTACCAGGCCACCAACATCGAGGACGACACGACCGGCGTCGAGCTCGACAGCGTCAGCCGCGCGAAACTGCGCCTTGGCTATGATGCCGGCAACTTCCTGCCCTACGTGACCGGTGGCTGGGCCTATGCCGAGACCTCCGGCACGCTCGAGGCTGAGGATTCCGGTTCGTTCGCCGGTATCGGCATCGACTACAAGGTGACCGATGGGATCATGGTCGGCGGCGAAGTGCTGCAGCACCAGTTCGACGACTTCGACGATTCCGGCATCGACGTGGATGCGACGACCGCCAGCGCGCGCGTGTCCTTCCAGTTCTGA
- a CDS encoding anhydro-N-acetylmuramic acid kinase gives MLKTGPVRALGAMSGTSLDGVDAAVLVTDGHEIFEFGETAYRPYSPTDRMILRGALGRWPGDPGVAAAAEIVEEAHMACLEGIEAELIGFHGQTLAHDPAGRGTHQAGDGQVLADYLGLPVVWDFRSADVRLGGQGAPLAPFYHFALARHIGATEPVAFLNLGGVGNLTWIDPTKPKPDADGALLAFDTGPANAPMDDFCAARLGRDRDEGGALARRGTVDEAVLDRFTSQAFFYRMPPKSLDRNDFDWLTEAVADLSDADALATLAGCAAAGVVTGLDHCPSPPERLLVTGGGRHNATLMRMIAAGADCPVEPVEAVGLDGDMMEAQAFAFLAVRVARGLPTSAPGTTGVAAAVGGGSMGRPATASRASTAG, from the coding sequence ATGTTGAAGACGGGGCCGGTGCGGGCGCTCGGGGCGATGTCGGGCACCTCGCTCGACGGGGTTGATGCGGCGGTGCTGGTCACCGACGGACACGAGATTTTCGAGTTCGGAGAGACCGCCTATCGTCCTTATTCGCCGACCGACCGGATGATCCTGCGGGGTGCGCTCGGCCGCTGGCCGGGGGACCCCGGCGTTGCCGCCGCCGCAGAGATCGTGGAAGAGGCGCACATGGCCTGCCTCGAGGGGATCGAGGCTGAGCTGATCGGCTTCCACGGCCAGACGCTGGCCCATGATCCCGCCGGGCGCGGCACGCACCAGGCGGGCGACGGACAGGTGCTCGCCGACTACCTCGGCCTGCCGGTGGTCTGGGATTTCCGCTCCGCCGACGTGAGGCTAGGCGGGCAGGGGGCGCCGTTGGCCCCCTTCTATCACTTCGCGCTCGCCCGCCACATCGGTGCGACGGAGCCGGTCGCGTTCCTCAATCTCGGCGGCGTCGGCAACCTGACATGGATCGACCCGACGAAGCCGAAGCCGGACGCCGACGGCGCGCTGCTCGCCTTTGACACCGGCCCCGCGAACGCGCCGATGGACGATTTCTGCGCGGCGAGGCTCGGCCGGGACCGGGACGAGGGCGGCGCACTCGCGCGGCGCGGCACCGTCGATGAAGCCGTGCTCGACCGGTTCACGTCACAGGCGTTCTTCTACCGGATGCCGCCGAAGTCGCTCGACCGGAACGATTTCGACTGGCTGACGGAGGCCGTCGCGGACCTGTCGGATGCCGACGCGCTCGCCACGCTGGCAGGTTGCGCCGCGGCGGGGGTGGTGACCGGGCTCGACCATTGCCCGTCCCCGCCCGAGCGTCTTCTCGTCACCGGCGGCGGGCGGCACAACGCGACCCTGATGCGGATGATCGCCGCCGGGGCGGATTGCCCGGTGGAGCCGGTGGAAGCGGTCGGGCTTGATGGCGACATGATGGAGGCGCAGGCCTTCGCCTTCCTCGCTGTGCGTGTGGCGCGCGGTCTACCGACCAGCGCGCCGGGCACCACCGGCGTCGCGGCAGCCGTCGGCGGCGGCTCGATGGGGCGCCCGGCGACGGCTTCAAGGGCCTCGACGGCAGGCTGA
- the tyrS gene encoding tyrosine--tRNA ligase: MTYHPKSDFMATIMERGFLQDCTDYQGLDEALSKGSVTAYIGYDATAKSLHVGHLLNVMLLRWFQKCGHQPITLMGGGTTKVGDPSFRADERPLLTPDQIDDNIAAMKGVLSSYLEYGEGKALMLNNAEWLDGLNYLEFLRDIGRHFSVNRMLSFESVKSRLDREQSLSFLEFNYMILQAYDFLELNRRYGCLLQMGGSDQWGNIVNGIDLTRRVLDAEIYGLTTPLLTTSDGRKMGKSQGGAIWLNGDMLSPYEFWQFWRNTTDADTGRFLKLYTELPVEECDRLGALAGSEINEAKIILANEVTTLLHGADAAAAAEATAREVFEKGGVGDDLPTLTLSAADVGDGISIVQLIVRSGLAGSGKEAKRLIADNGARIDDEPLTDAGLMIDAAALSAPIKLSAGKKRHALVQLG; encoded by the coding sequence ATGACCTACCATCCGAAGTCCGACTTCATGGCGACGATCATGGAGCGCGGCTTTCTTCAGGACTGCACCGACTACCAGGGCCTCGACGAGGCTTTGTCGAAGGGGAGCGTCACCGCCTACATCGGCTATGACGCGACGGCGAAGTCGCTGCATGTCGGTCACCTGCTGAATGTCATGCTGCTGCGCTGGTTCCAGAAATGCGGCCACCAGCCGATCACGCTGATGGGCGGCGGCACGACGAAGGTGGGCGACCCCTCCTTCCGCGCCGACGAACGCCCGCTGCTGACCCCTGACCAGATCGACGACAACATCGCCGCCATGAAGGGCGTGCTGTCGAGCTACCTCGAGTACGGCGAGGGCAAGGCGCTGATGCTGAACAACGCCGAGTGGCTCGACGGTCTGAACTACCTCGAATTCCTGCGCGACATCGGCCGGCACTTCTCGGTGAACCGGATGCTGTCGTTTGAATCGGTGAAGTCACGGCTCGACCGGGAGCAGTCGCTGAGCTTCCTCGAGTTCAACTACATGATCCTGCAGGCCTACGACTTCCTCGAGCTGAACCGCCGCTATGGCTGCCTGCTGCAGATGGGCGGGTCGGACCAGTGGGGGAACATCGTCAACGGGATCGACCTGACCCGCCGGGTGCTGGATGCCGAGATCTACGGCCTGACGACGCCGCTGCTGACCACGTCCGACGGGCGCAAGATGGGCAAGAGCCAGGGCGGCGCGATCTGGCTGAACGGCGACATGCTGTCGCCTTACGAGTTCTGGCAGTTCTGGCGGAACACGACGGACGCCGACACGGGCCGGTTCCTCAAGCTCTACACCGAGCTGCCGGTCGAGGAATGCGACCGGCTCGGCGCGCTGGCTGGCTCGGAGATCAACGAGGCGAAGATCATCCTCGCCAACGAGGTCACGACGCTGCTGCACGGGGCCGACGCGGCTGCCGCCGCCGAGGCGACCGCCCGCGAGGTCTTCGAGAAGGGCGGCGTCGGGGACGATCTGCCGACCCTGACCCTGTCGGCGGCCGATGTCGGCGACGGTATCTCGATCGTGCAACTGATCGTGCGCTCCGGTCTCGCCGGCTCCGGCAAGGAAGCCAAACGGCTGATCGCGGACAACGGCGCACGGATCGACGATGAACCGCTCACCGACGCCGGCCTGATGATCGACGCGGCCGCGTTGTCGGCGCCGATCAAGCTGTCGGCGGGCAAGAAGCGTCACGCGCTGGTGCAACTCGGCTGA
- a CDS encoding GNAT family N-acetyltransferase, which produces MAALQQHPLFAGAVRRLGGDAEIEDGVLVLRRRICGVPVSLTTRHAGPPPPVLLVNAERPDDAVSLAGAGYAQIMTPAYVAELDLSRPLSTIRAGLNAKWRNRLVVAERAGTAPTLRAFDDRDMTLLHAEARQRRARGYRALPSALIPALAAEDRDAVLSVRAAGAGMIFVRHGDTATYLLGLACPEARASEAHRLMLWSAIGHLKALGVTTLDLGTVDTETSPGLARFKIGTGATIRLLGGTWLRLPRWRRAGGRASA; this is translated from the coding sequence ATGGCAGCGCTGCAGCAACATCCCCTGTTCGCGGGCGCGGTCCGGCGGCTCGGTGGCGATGCGGAGATCGAGGACGGTGTCCTCGTGCTTCGGCGCAGGATTTGCGGCGTGCCGGTGTCGCTGACCACGCGCCACGCCGGACCGCCGCCGCCGGTCCTGCTGGTGAACGCGGAGAGGCCCGACGACGCGGTATCGCTTGCCGGGGCGGGATACGCGCAGATCATGACGCCAGCATATGTCGCGGAGCTGGACCTGTCGCGACCCTTGAGCACGATCCGCGCCGGCCTCAACGCCAAGTGGCGCAACCGGCTGGTCGTCGCGGAGCGGGCGGGGACGGCGCCGACGCTCCGCGCCTTCGACGACAGAGACATGACCCTGCTTCATGCCGAAGCGCGGCAGCGCCGGGCGAGAGGCTACCGCGCCCTGCCCTCTGCGCTGATCCCGGCGCTTGCGGCCGAGGATCGTGACGCGGTCCTGTCCGTCAGGGCGGCCGGCGCGGGGATGATCTTCGTCCGGCACGGCGATACGGCGACCTATCTCCTCGGCCTCGCCTGTCCGGAGGCGCGCGCCAGCGAAGCGCACCGTTTGATGCTCTGGTCCGCCATCGGTCACCTGAAGGCGCTGGGCGTGACGACACTGGACCTCGGCACGGTCGATACCGAGACGTCGCCGGGGCTCGCGCGGTTCAAGATCGGCACTGGGGCAACAATCCGGCTGCTGGGCGGCACCTGGCTGCGACTGCCGCGTTGGCGGCGCGCCGGTGGGCGTGCTAGCGCTTGA
- a CDS encoding cation:proton antiporter — protein sequence MTLLQIASLLIVLAAVFGTINYFFLRLPSAIGILVVALFASLTVLVSDAIIPSLTVAETIRAEVLDIEFSDALLEGMLGFLLFAGALHVKLENLKAEWVPVVLMATIGIALSTAIVGFGFSWITGMPLLVALVFGALISPTDPVAVLGVLRQAELQKSLETKIAGESLFNDGVGYVVFLILVGLAFPSAGHHAEGDVVTGAALLFLQEAFGGALLGLVLGWLTFRVMRRIDDYALEVLITLALAFGGYELAVALHVSAPIMAVCAGLLIGEVGTKYGMSETTRRYVDHFWTLIDEVLNAVLFLMIGFEVFAIAFDRSFLIAGGLAILLHLVGRFSAVFVPVMLLRPFRSFSDGVVRIMTWGGLKGGISVALALSLPDSEWKPVILTATYVVVVFSIIVQGLTVAKLATRVGREPELY from the coding sequence ATGACCCTGCTTCAGATCGCCTCGCTTCTTATCGTCCTCGCCGCGGTCTTCGGGACGATCAACTACTTCTTCCTGCGCCTTCCTTCGGCCATCGGCATCCTCGTCGTCGCGCTGTTCGCGTCGCTTACCGTGCTGGTGTCGGACGCCATTATCCCTTCGCTGACGGTAGCGGAGACGATCCGGGCGGAGGTACTGGACATCGAGTTCTCGGACGCGCTGCTCGAGGGGATGCTCGGCTTCCTGCTGTTCGCCGGGGCACTGCACGTGAAGCTCGAGAACCTGAAGGCGGAGTGGGTGCCGGTCGTGCTGATGGCGACCATCGGGATCGCGCTCTCGACTGCGATCGTCGGCTTCGGTTTCTCCTGGATCACGGGGATGCCGCTCCTCGTCGCGCTGGTCTTCGGGGCGTTGATCTCGCCCACCGATCCGGTTGCCGTCCTCGGCGTGCTGCGGCAGGCGGAGCTTCAGAAGTCGCTCGAGACCAAGATCGCCGGCGAGAGCCTGTTCAACGATGGCGTCGGCTACGTCGTCTTCCTGATCCTCGTCGGGCTTGCCTTCCCGTCGGCCGGCCATCATGCCGAGGGCGACGTCGTGACCGGTGCCGCGCTGCTTTTCCTGCAGGAGGCGTTCGGTGGCGCGCTGCTCGGCCTCGTGCTGGGCTGGCTGACTTTCCGGGTGATGCGGCGGATCGACGATTACGCGCTCGAGGTGCTCATCACGCTCGCGCTTGCCTTCGGCGGCTACGAACTTGCCGTCGCGCTGCATGTCTCCGCGCCGATCATGGCGGTCTGCGCGGGCCTGCTGATCGGCGAGGTCGGCACCAAGTATGGCATGTCGGAGACGACGCGCCGCTACGTCGACCATTTCTGGACGCTGATCGACGAAGTGCTGAACGCGGTGCTGTTCCTGATGATCGGGTTCGAGGTCTTCGCCATCGCCTTCGACCGCAGCTTCCTGATCGCGGGCGGCCTCGCCATCCTGTTGCACCTCGTCGGGCGCTTCTCGGCCGTGTTCGTCCCCGTGATGCTGCTGCGGCCGTTCCGGTCCTTCTCCGACGGAGTCGTGCGGATCATGACGTGGGGCGGGCTGAAGGGCGGGATCTCCGTCGCGCTCGCCCTGTCGCTGCCCGACAGCGAGTGGAAGCCGGTGATCCTGACCGCGACCTACGTGGTCGTCGTCTTCTCCATCATCGTGCAGGGGCTCACCGTGGCGAAACTCGCCACGCGGGTCGGCCGGGAGCCGGAGCTCTACTGA
- a CDS encoding PhzF family phenazine biosynthesis protein — protein MTRYLTYDVFTAEAFGGNPLAVVLEAEGLSTEAMQRIAREFNYSETTFVLPAEDPSHTAKVRIFTPTMEVPFAGHPTIGTAIALADDGHAGDMVFELGIGPIPVTVSDGHAVFETRVPLRVIAHPTPDEIAACLGLPVDRIAGQPVMGGVGLDFVMVALTDRAALAAIDTDIAAFRRGAAAYPGALDFALAAYVRSGGTVDVRMFAPLDNIPEDPATGSAAAALGALFGPGDYEMRQGEDMGRPSAITVSVADDGAIRVGGRAVRIMEGTLLRT, from the coding sequence ATGACCAGATACCTCACTTACGACGTGTTCACTGCCGAGGCCTTCGGAGGCAATCCGCTGGCCGTCGTCCTGGAGGCCGAGGGGCTGTCGACCGAGGCGATGCAGCGGATCGCGCGGGAGTTCAATTATTCCGAGACGACGTTCGTGCTGCCGGCGGAGGATCCGTCCCATACCGCGAAGGTCCGGATCTTTACGCCCACGATGGAAGTGCCGTTTGCCGGGCACCCGACCATCGGCACGGCGATCGCGCTCGCCGACGACGGGCACGCTGGCGACATGGTGTTCGAACTCGGCATCGGCCCCATCCCCGTGACCGTGTCCGACGGGCACGCGGTCTTCGAAACCCGCGTCCCGCTCCGCGTCATCGCGCACCCGACGCCGGACGAGATCGCGGCCTGTCTCGGCCTGCCGGTCGACAGGATCGCCGGCCAGCCGGTCATGGGCGGTGTCGGGCTCGACTTCGTGATGGTGGCGCTGACCGACCGGGCGGCGCTGGCCGCCATAGATACTGACATCGCCGCGTTCCGGCGCGGGGCGGCGGCTTATCCCGGTGCGCTCGACTTCGCGCTCGCGGCCTATGTGCGGAGCGGTGGCACCGTCGACGTGCGCATGTTCGCACCGCTCGACAACATTCCCGAGGATCCGGCGACCGGCTCGGCGGCCGCCGCACTTGGCGCGCTGTTCGGTCCGGGCGACTATGAGATGAGGCAGGGCGAGGACATGGGGCGGCCCTCGGCGATAACCGTTTCCGTGGCCGATGACGGCGCGATCCGGGTCGGCGGGCGTGCCGTCCGGATCATGGAGGGCACGCTTCTGCGGACTTGA